In one window of Denticeps clupeoides chromosome 2, fDenClu1.1, whole genome shotgun sequence DNA:
- the msmb gene encoding beta-microseminoprotein, giving the protein MGSLLRGCVLLSLAAVCWGQCVFQQLEILDFENPPKGCTDESDKFHVFGASWMTKDCMECFCSEGGISCCNKIPTVVDETNCKINADMEKCTYEVVNTNPANECVLI; this is encoded by the exons atg GGCTCTCTCCTCAGGGGATGTGTGCTACTGTCCCTTGCTGCTGTGTGCTGGGGTCAGTGTGTCTTTCAGCAGCTGGAAATCCTAGACTTTGAAAACCCACCAAAAG GTTGTACAGATGAGAGTGACAAGTTCCACGTCTTTGGCGCCAGCTGGATGACCAAAGACTGTATGGAATGTTTCTGCTCTGAGGGAGGCATCAGCTGCTGTAACAA AATTCCAACAGTCGTCGACGAGACCAATTGCAAGATCAACGCGGACATGGAGAAATGCACATATGAGGTGGTGAACACTAACCCGGCTAATGAGTGTGTGCTGATCTGA
- the LOC114784910 gene encoding carbohydrate sulfotransferase 3-like isoform X1 codes for MAALNFFSLTFQTKAFHCEECKEAAWHLNRSTLVGDWHHSLMCGSMRTKYTICFVCIVALVIIEKENNIISRVSDKLTLRQTPQTPLLPNASALAEELLNSAESSEQERASLDGTKHILLLATTRTGSSFVGEFFNQQGDNMFYLFEPLWHVERMLTLETGGTNATASAPAYRNVLQQLFLCDFKLLETFIEPPPVHHVTPALFRRESSASLCDDPVCTPFVKGVFERYHCKTRRCGPLNLTLASESCRQKQHRAIKSVRVRQLETLRPLSEDPRLDVKFIQLVRDPRAVLASRMVAFSAKYKHWKQWAADGEVPADDEEVKKLRGNCDNIRVSAELGLQQPAWLRRRYMLVRYEDIARFPMSKAAEMYTFTGIPFTPQVKDWILKNTQASKEASGVYSTQKNSSEQVEKWRFTIPFKLVQVVQKVCGPTMKLFGYKFAESEEMLTDKSLSLIEEKSFV; via the exons ATGGCAGCCctgaactttttttctcttacaTTTCAGACCAAAGCATTCCATTGCGAGGAGTGCAAGGAAGCAGCGTGGCATCTGAATCGCTCGACTCTAGTTGGAGATTGGCACCATTCATTGATGTGTGGAAGTATGAGGACTAAATACACCATCTGCTTCGTCTGTATTGTGGCCCTGGTTATCATTGAGAAGGAGAACAACATCATCTCTCG GGTTTCGGATAAGCTGACTCTACGGCAGACGCCCCAGACCCCTTTGCTGCCCAATGCCTCAGCTCTAGCCGAGGAGCTGCTGAACTCGGCCGAGTCGTCCGAACAGGAGAGAGCATCTCTGGACGGGACAAAGCACATCCTCCTGCTGGCCACCACAAGGACAGGCTCTTCTTTTGTGGGCGAGTTCTTTAACCAGCAGGGGGACAACATGTTTTACCTTTTTGAGCCATTGTGGCACGTTGAGCGGATGCTCACGCTGGAGACAGGTGGCACTAACGCCACGGCGTCAGCTCCGGCGTACCGCAATGTTCTCCAGCAGCTCTTCCTGTGTGACTTCAAGCTGCTAGAGACCTTCATTGAGCCTCCACCTGTCCACCACGTCACCCCGGCTCTGTTTCGCAGGGAGTCCAGCGCCTCCCTCTGTGATGACCCGGTTTGTACCCCTTTTGTAAAGGGCGTCTTTGAGCGCTACCACTGCAAGACCCGGCGCTGTGGCCCGCTCAACCTCACTCTGGCCTCCGAGTCCTGCAGACAGAAACAGCACCGGGCCATCAAGTCGGTCCGGGTCCGGCAGCTGGAGACCCTCCGGCCCCTTTCCGAGGACCCGCGGCTGGACGTGAAGTTCATCCAGCTCGTCAGAGACCCCCGGGCCGTGCTGGCCTCGCGCATGGTGGCCTTCTCCGCCAAGTACAAGCACTGGAAGCAGTGGGCTGCGGACGGCGAGGTGCCCGCCGATGACGAAGAAGTGAAAAAGCTGAGGGGGAACTGCGACAACATCAGGGTGTCGGCGGAGCTGGGCCTGCAGCAGCCCGCGTGGCTGAGGCGCCGCTACATGCTGGTGCGCTACGAGGACATCGCCCGCTTCCCCATGAGCAAGGCGGCTGAGATGTACACGTTCACCGGCATCCCCTTCACGCCTCAGGTCAAAGACTGGATACTTAAAAACACCCAAGCCTCCAAGGAGGCGAGTGGCGTGTACTCTACCCAGAAGAACTCCTCAGAGCAGGTGGAGAAATGGAGGTTCACCATACCCTTCAAGCTCGTCCAGGTTGTGCAGAAAGTCTGTGGACCAACCATGAAGCTGTTTGGATACAAATTTGCAGAAAGCGAGGAAATGTTGACCGATAAATCGCTCAGCCTGATTGAAGAAAAGAGCTTTGTTTAA
- the LOC114768202 gene encoding sphingomyelin synthase-related protein 1-like — MGPRSGCSVGTWTCEQVGHWLENEGFSDYVDLLCREHRLDGPGLLSLTEADLCSPPLRLEVLGDIKRLVLAVRRLQRENPAALQELGITSAGGHFGDCQRHGVEQHGRDRRSSGARGHYWAIGVQQWHQLPDSPPGQREGAVRLDPEYWKTALSVVYVLLVFGITSFVMVIVHERVPDMRTYPPLPDIFLDSVPRIPWAFAMAEACGLILCSIWLLVLLLHKYRSILFRRMCSLMGTVFLLRCVTMLITSLSVPGVHLQCSRKVYGDIWAKLWRASTIWLGFGMTLAGVQTCGDYMFSGHTVVLTMLNFLITEYSPRSWYFIHTLSWVLNLFGVFFILAAHEHYSIDVFVAFYLTTRIFLYYHTLANTCAYQHSRRMRIWFPLFSFFECNVGGTIPNVYSWPFSQPQFLRSLIIADRSE, encoded by the exons ATGGGGCCACGGTCAGGATGCAGCGTGGGCACCTGGACCTGTGAGCAGGTCGGTCACTGGCTGGAGAATGAAGGCTTCTCCGACTACGTGGACCTGCTGTGCCGCGAGCACCGTCTGGATGGTCCGGGCCTGCTGAGTCTGACCGAGGCGGACCTGTGCTCCCCGCCTCTGCGGCTGGAGGTGCTGGGCGACATTAAGAGGCTGGTGCTGGCGGTGCGCAG ATTACAGAGAGAGAACCCTGCTGCATTGCAGGAATTGGGGATAACCTCCGCCGGGGGCCATTTCGGTGACTGCCAAAGGCATGGGGTTGAACAACATGGCCGTGACAGGAGGAGCTCAGGGGCACGTGGTCACTACTGGGCTATCGGAGTACAGCAGTGGCATCAGCTCCCCGATTCGCCCCCGGGGCAGCGGGAGGGTGCGGTCAGGCTAGACCCGGAGTACTGGAAGACCGCTCTCAGCGTGGTGTATGTCCTGCTGGTCTTCGGAATCACCTCCTTCGTCATGGTCATCGTCCACGAGCGGGTGCCTGACATGCGAACTTACCCCCCCCTGCCCGATATTTTCCTGGACAG TGTACCAAGAATTCCGTGGGCTTTTGCGATGGCTGAGGCCTGTGGGCTGATCCTCTGTTCCATCTGGCTGTTGGTTCTGCTTCTGCACAAATACAG aTCCATCCTGTTCCGTCGCATGTGTTCTCTGATGGGGACTGTTTTCTTGCTCCGCTGTGTGACTATGTTGATCACATCGCTGTCTGTACCAGGGGTTCATTTGCAGTGCTCCCGAAAG gtGTATGGGGATATATGGGCGAAGCTGTGGAGGGCATCAACCATCTGGTTGGGGTTTGGCATGACCCTGGCCGGAGTGCAGACCTGTGGGGACTACATGTTCAGTGGACACACTGTAGTGCTGACTATGCTCAACTTCCTCATCACTGAGT acaGTCCACGGAGCTGGTACTTTATACACACCCTGTCCTGGGTTCTTAATCTTTTCGGCGTGTTCTTCATCCTCGCTGCCCATGAGCACTATTCCATCGACGTATTTGTGGCGTTCTACCTCACCACACGCATCTTTCTGTACTACCACACCCTGGCCAACACGTGTGCCTACCAGCATAGCCGGCGCATGCGCATCTGGTTTCCCCTCTTCTCGTTTTTCGAGTGCAATGTTGGCGGGACGATCCCCAATGTTTACAGCTGGCCGTTTTCCCAACCGCAGTTCCTCAGAAGCCTTATCATCGCTGATAGGTCTGAATGA
- the LOC114784910 gene encoding carbohydrate sulfotransferase 3-like isoform X2: MRTKAFHCEECKEAAWHLNRSTLVGDWHHSLMCGSMRTKYTICFVCIVALVIIEKENNIISRVSDKLTLRQTPQTPLLPNASALAEELLNSAESSEQERASLDGTKHILLLATTRTGSSFVGEFFNQQGDNMFYLFEPLWHVERMLTLETGGTNATASAPAYRNVLQQLFLCDFKLLETFIEPPPVHHVTPALFRRESSASLCDDPVCTPFVKGVFERYHCKTRRCGPLNLTLASESCRQKQHRAIKSVRVRQLETLRPLSEDPRLDVKFIQLVRDPRAVLASRMVAFSAKYKHWKQWAADGEVPADDEEVKKLRGNCDNIRVSAELGLQQPAWLRRRYMLVRYEDIARFPMSKAAEMYTFTGIPFTPQVKDWILKNTQASKEASGVYSTQKNSSEQVEKWRFTIPFKLVQVVQKVCGPTMKLFGYKFAESEEMLTDKSLSLIEEKSFV, from the exons ATGCGC ACCAAAGCATTCCATTGCGAGGAGTGCAAGGAAGCAGCGTGGCATCTGAATCGCTCGACTCTAGTTGGAGATTGGCACCATTCATTGATGTGTGGAAGTATGAGGACTAAATACACCATCTGCTTCGTCTGTATTGTGGCCCTGGTTATCATTGAGAAGGAGAACAACATCATCTCTCG GGTTTCGGATAAGCTGACTCTACGGCAGACGCCCCAGACCCCTTTGCTGCCCAATGCCTCAGCTCTAGCCGAGGAGCTGCTGAACTCGGCCGAGTCGTCCGAACAGGAGAGAGCATCTCTGGACGGGACAAAGCACATCCTCCTGCTGGCCACCACAAGGACAGGCTCTTCTTTTGTGGGCGAGTTCTTTAACCAGCAGGGGGACAACATGTTTTACCTTTTTGAGCCATTGTGGCACGTTGAGCGGATGCTCACGCTGGAGACAGGTGGCACTAACGCCACGGCGTCAGCTCCGGCGTACCGCAATGTTCTCCAGCAGCTCTTCCTGTGTGACTTCAAGCTGCTAGAGACCTTCATTGAGCCTCCACCTGTCCACCACGTCACCCCGGCTCTGTTTCGCAGGGAGTCCAGCGCCTCCCTCTGTGATGACCCGGTTTGTACCCCTTTTGTAAAGGGCGTCTTTGAGCGCTACCACTGCAAGACCCGGCGCTGTGGCCCGCTCAACCTCACTCTGGCCTCCGAGTCCTGCAGACAGAAACAGCACCGGGCCATCAAGTCGGTCCGGGTCCGGCAGCTGGAGACCCTCCGGCCCCTTTCCGAGGACCCGCGGCTGGACGTGAAGTTCATCCAGCTCGTCAGAGACCCCCGGGCCGTGCTGGCCTCGCGCATGGTGGCCTTCTCCGCCAAGTACAAGCACTGGAAGCAGTGGGCTGCGGACGGCGAGGTGCCCGCCGATGACGAAGAAGTGAAAAAGCTGAGGGGGAACTGCGACAACATCAGGGTGTCGGCGGAGCTGGGCCTGCAGCAGCCCGCGTGGCTGAGGCGCCGCTACATGCTGGTGCGCTACGAGGACATCGCCCGCTTCCCCATGAGCAAGGCGGCTGAGATGTACACGTTCACCGGCATCCCCTTCACGCCTCAGGTCAAAGACTGGATACTTAAAAACACCCAAGCCTCCAAGGAGGCGAGTGGCGTGTACTCTACCCAGAAGAACTCCTCAGAGCAGGTGGAGAAATGGAGGTTCACCATACCCTTCAAGCTCGTCCAGGTTGTGCAGAAAGTCTGTGGACCAACCATGAAGCTGTTTGGATACAAATTTGCAGAAAGCGAGGAAATGTTGACCGATAAATCGCTCAGCCTGATTGAAGAAAAGAGCTTTGTTTAA
- the paox gene encoding peroxisomal N(1)-acetyl-spermine/spermidine oxidase isoform X2 — MARRPGLDARIVVVGCGIAGLGAAQRLVRRGFRDVRVLEATARSGGRVHTGRLGSNIVEIGANWIHGPSQENPVFRLACGYNLLDQEAMSEENQAVDVGGHPPFVPSFLSSNGRWLSADVMAPVIQLYTSLLDKCQSFHTTGGEPVESVGEFIRRELPKLAMQEWQDQPAAWDARMAFARTLLKVECCVCGTHSMDHVGLGAFGMYTTLPGLDCTFPGGYEGLIDHMMAELPKDIVSYNRPVKCIHWNESGSALPVRIECENGEMVPADHVILTVPLGYLKKHQNTLLDPPLPLGKKHSIQRMGFGTNNKIFLEFEEPFWEPDCEIIYLVWEDEVGLTDVVTDIRTSWIKKLSGFTVLKPTERYGHVLCGWIAGHESEYMETLSEAEVLHTVTQLIRRFTGNPIIAPRMLLRSQWHSQPYTCGSYSYLATGCSG; from the exons ATGGCGCGCCGTCCCGGTCTCGACGCGCGGATCGTGGTCGTGGGCTGCGGCATCGCCGGCCTGGGCGCCGCACAGAGGCTCGTGCGGCGCGGCTTTCGGGACGTGCGCGTGCTCGAGGCCACGGCCCGGAGCGGCGGGAGGGTGCACACGGGCCGCCTCG gcaGCAACATTGTAGAAATCGGGGCAAACTGGATTCATGGCCCATCGCAGGAGAACCCCGTGTTCCGCCTGGCCTGTGGCTACAACCTCCTGGACCAAGAAGCCATGTCTGAGGAGAACCAGGCCGTCGACGTCGGTGGCCACCCTCCGTTCGTGCCCAGCTTCCTCTCCAGTAACGGACGTTGGCTGTCTGCGGATGTGATGGCGCCTGTCATTCAGCTGTATACCAGTCTTCTGGATAAGTGTCAGAGTTTCCATACCACCGGTGGCGAGCCCGTGGAAAGCGTAGGGGAGTTTATTCGGCGGGAGCTGCCCAAATTGGCAATGCAGGAGTGGCAAGACCAGCCGGCGGCTTGGGACGCGAGGATGGCTTTTGCCAGGACTCTGCTGAAGGTTGAGTGTTGTGTCTGCGGGACCCACAGCATGGACCACGTTGGCCTGGGAGCCTTCGGCATGTACACCACCCTGCCTGGCCTGGACTGCACCTTCCCTGG aGGATACGAGGGCTTAATAGACCACATGATGGCAGAACTTCCCAAAGACATTGTGTCCTACAACAGGCCAGTGAAGTGTATCCACTGGAATGAATCAGGATCAgcattgccggttcgaattgaGTGCGAGAACGGGGAGATGGTTCCCGCAGATCATGTGATCCTCACTGTTCCACTGG ggtaTCTGAAAAAGCACCAGAAcaccctgctggatcccccacTGCCACTTGGGAAAAAACACTCCATCCAGAGGATGGGCTTCGGCACAAACAACAAAATTTTCCTGGAGTTTGAAGAGCCATTCTGGGAGCCTGACTGTGAAATCATCTATTTGGTCTGGGAGGATGAGGTGGGGCTGACAGACGTGGTGACAGATATCAGGACATCCTGGATAAAGAAACTGTCTGGATTCACTGTGCTGAAGCCAACAGAGAG GTATGGTCATGTGCTTTGTGGATGGATTGCTGGTCATGAGTCTGAGTACATGGAGACTCTGTCAGAGGCAGAAGTGCTGCACACTGTCACCCAGCTGATCCGTAGGTTTACAG GTAATCCAATCATTGCTCCAAGGATGCTGCTGCGGTCCCAGTGGCACAGTCAGCCATACACCTGCGGCTCCTACTCGTACCTGGCCACCGGCTGCTCAGGCTGA
- the LOC114784910 gene encoding carbohydrate sulfotransferase 3-like isoform X3: MCGSMRTKYTICFVCIVALVIIEKENNIISRVSDKLTLRQTPQTPLLPNASALAEELLNSAESSEQERASLDGTKHILLLATTRTGSSFVGEFFNQQGDNMFYLFEPLWHVERMLTLETGGTNATASAPAYRNVLQQLFLCDFKLLETFIEPPPVHHVTPALFRRESSASLCDDPVCTPFVKGVFERYHCKTRRCGPLNLTLASESCRQKQHRAIKSVRVRQLETLRPLSEDPRLDVKFIQLVRDPRAVLASRMVAFSAKYKHWKQWAADGEVPADDEEVKKLRGNCDNIRVSAELGLQQPAWLRRRYMLVRYEDIARFPMSKAAEMYTFTGIPFTPQVKDWILKNTQASKEASGVYSTQKNSSEQVEKWRFTIPFKLVQVVQKVCGPTMKLFGYKFAESEEMLTDKSLSLIEEKSFV; encoded by the exons ATGTGTGGAAGTATGAGGACTAAATACACCATCTGCTTCGTCTGTATTGTGGCCCTGGTTATCATTGAGAAGGAGAACAACATCATCTCTCG GGTTTCGGATAAGCTGACTCTACGGCAGACGCCCCAGACCCCTTTGCTGCCCAATGCCTCAGCTCTAGCCGAGGAGCTGCTGAACTCGGCCGAGTCGTCCGAACAGGAGAGAGCATCTCTGGACGGGACAAAGCACATCCTCCTGCTGGCCACCACAAGGACAGGCTCTTCTTTTGTGGGCGAGTTCTTTAACCAGCAGGGGGACAACATGTTTTACCTTTTTGAGCCATTGTGGCACGTTGAGCGGATGCTCACGCTGGAGACAGGTGGCACTAACGCCACGGCGTCAGCTCCGGCGTACCGCAATGTTCTCCAGCAGCTCTTCCTGTGTGACTTCAAGCTGCTAGAGACCTTCATTGAGCCTCCACCTGTCCACCACGTCACCCCGGCTCTGTTTCGCAGGGAGTCCAGCGCCTCCCTCTGTGATGACCCGGTTTGTACCCCTTTTGTAAAGGGCGTCTTTGAGCGCTACCACTGCAAGACCCGGCGCTGTGGCCCGCTCAACCTCACTCTGGCCTCCGAGTCCTGCAGACAGAAACAGCACCGGGCCATCAAGTCGGTCCGGGTCCGGCAGCTGGAGACCCTCCGGCCCCTTTCCGAGGACCCGCGGCTGGACGTGAAGTTCATCCAGCTCGTCAGAGACCCCCGGGCCGTGCTGGCCTCGCGCATGGTGGCCTTCTCCGCCAAGTACAAGCACTGGAAGCAGTGGGCTGCGGACGGCGAGGTGCCCGCCGATGACGAAGAAGTGAAAAAGCTGAGGGGGAACTGCGACAACATCAGGGTGTCGGCGGAGCTGGGCCTGCAGCAGCCCGCGTGGCTGAGGCGCCGCTACATGCTGGTGCGCTACGAGGACATCGCCCGCTTCCCCATGAGCAAGGCGGCTGAGATGTACACGTTCACCGGCATCCCCTTCACGCCTCAGGTCAAAGACTGGATACTTAAAAACACCCAAGCCTCCAAGGAGGCGAGTGGCGTGTACTCTACCCAGAAGAACTCCTCAGAGCAGGTGGAGAAATGGAGGTTCACCATACCCTTCAAGCTCGTCCAGGTTGTGCAGAAAGTCTGTGGACCAACCATGAAGCTGTTTGGATACAAATTTGCAGAAAGCGAGGAAATGTTGACCGATAAATCGCTCAGCCTGATTGAAGAAAAGAGCTTTGTTTAA
- the paox gene encoding peroxisomal N(1)-acetyl-spermine/spermidine oxidase isoform X1, with amino-acid sequence MARRPGLDARIVVVGCGIAGLGAAQRLVRRGFRDVRVLEATARSGGRVHTGRLGSNIVEIGANWIHGPSQENPVFRLACGYNLLDQEAMSEENQAVDVGGHPPFVPSFLSSNGRWLSADVMAPVIQLYTSLLDKCQSFHTTGGEPVESVGEFIRRELPKLAMQEWQDQPAAWDARMAFARTLLKVECCVCGTHSMDHVGLGAFGMYTTLPGLDCTFPGGYEGLIDHMMAELPKDIVSYNRPVKCIHWNESGSALPVRIECENGEMVPADHVILTVPLGYLKKHQNTLLDPPLPLGKKHSIQRMGFGTNNKIFLEFEEPFWEPDCEIIYLVWEDEVGLTDVVTDIRTSWIKKLSGFTVLKPTERYGHVLCGWIAGHESEYMETLSEAEVLHTVTQLIRRFTGRCRNPSSTMYTPNAVTSNILQPIVSTVHQHEPPNHYSP; translated from the exons ATGGCGCGCCGTCCCGGTCTCGACGCGCGGATCGTGGTCGTGGGCTGCGGCATCGCCGGCCTGGGCGCCGCACAGAGGCTCGTGCGGCGCGGCTTTCGGGACGTGCGCGTGCTCGAGGCCACGGCCCGGAGCGGCGGGAGGGTGCACACGGGCCGCCTCG gcaGCAACATTGTAGAAATCGGGGCAAACTGGATTCATGGCCCATCGCAGGAGAACCCCGTGTTCCGCCTGGCCTGTGGCTACAACCTCCTGGACCAAGAAGCCATGTCTGAGGAGAACCAGGCCGTCGACGTCGGTGGCCACCCTCCGTTCGTGCCCAGCTTCCTCTCCAGTAACGGACGTTGGCTGTCTGCGGATGTGATGGCGCCTGTCATTCAGCTGTATACCAGTCTTCTGGATAAGTGTCAGAGTTTCCATACCACCGGTGGCGAGCCCGTGGAAAGCGTAGGGGAGTTTATTCGGCGGGAGCTGCCCAAATTGGCAATGCAGGAGTGGCAAGACCAGCCGGCGGCTTGGGACGCGAGGATGGCTTTTGCCAGGACTCTGCTGAAGGTTGAGTGTTGTGTCTGCGGGACCCACAGCATGGACCACGTTGGCCTGGGAGCCTTCGGCATGTACACCACCCTGCCTGGCCTGGACTGCACCTTCCCTGG aGGATACGAGGGCTTAATAGACCACATGATGGCAGAACTTCCCAAAGACATTGTGTCCTACAACAGGCCAGTGAAGTGTATCCACTGGAATGAATCAGGATCAgcattgccggttcgaattgaGTGCGAGAACGGGGAGATGGTTCCCGCAGATCATGTGATCCTCACTGTTCCACTGG ggtaTCTGAAAAAGCACCAGAAcaccctgctggatcccccacTGCCACTTGGGAAAAAACACTCCATCCAGAGGATGGGCTTCGGCACAAACAACAAAATTTTCCTGGAGTTTGAAGAGCCATTCTGGGAGCCTGACTGTGAAATCATCTATTTGGTCTGGGAGGATGAGGTGGGGCTGACAGACGTGGTGACAGATATCAGGACATCCTGGATAAAGAAACTGTCTGGATTCACTGTGCTGAAGCCAACAGAGAG GTATGGTCATGTGCTTTGTGGATGGATTGCTGGTCATGAGTCTGAGTACATGGAGACTCTGTCAGAGGCAGAAGTGCTGCACACTGTCACCCAGCTGATCCGTAGGTTTACAGGTAGGTGCAGGAATCCCAGTAGCACCATGTATACACCTAATGCTGTAACGTCCAATATATTGCAGCCAATTGTAAGCACTGTACATCAGCATGAGCCTCCCAACCACTATTCTCCGTAA
- the paox gene encoding peroxisomal N(1)-acetyl-spermine/spermidine oxidase isoform X3, with amino-acid sequence MARRPGLDARIVVVGCGIAGLGAAQRLVRRGFRDVRVLEATARSGGRVHTGRLGSNIVEIGANWIHGPSQENPVFRLACGYNLLDQEAMSEENQAVDVGGHPPFVPSFLSSNGRWLSADVMAPVIQLYTSLLDKCQSFHTTGGEPVESVGEFIRRELPKLAMQEWQDQPAAWDARMAFARTLLKVECCVCGTHSMDHVGLGAFGMYTTLPGLDCTFPGGYEGLIDHMMAELPKDIVSYNRPVKCIHWNESGSALPVRIECENGEMVPADHVILTVPLGYLKKHQNTLLDPPLPLGKKHSIQRMGFGTNNKIFLEFEEPFWEPDCEIIYLVWEDEVGLTDVVTDIRTSWIKKLSGFTVLKPTERFLCCV; translated from the exons ATGGCGCGCCGTCCCGGTCTCGACGCGCGGATCGTGGTCGTGGGCTGCGGCATCGCCGGCCTGGGCGCCGCACAGAGGCTCGTGCGGCGCGGCTTTCGGGACGTGCGCGTGCTCGAGGCCACGGCCCGGAGCGGCGGGAGGGTGCACACGGGCCGCCTCG gcaGCAACATTGTAGAAATCGGGGCAAACTGGATTCATGGCCCATCGCAGGAGAACCCCGTGTTCCGCCTGGCCTGTGGCTACAACCTCCTGGACCAAGAAGCCATGTCTGAGGAGAACCAGGCCGTCGACGTCGGTGGCCACCCTCCGTTCGTGCCCAGCTTCCTCTCCAGTAACGGACGTTGGCTGTCTGCGGATGTGATGGCGCCTGTCATTCAGCTGTATACCAGTCTTCTGGATAAGTGTCAGAGTTTCCATACCACCGGTGGCGAGCCCGTGGAAAGCGTAGGGGAGTTTATTCGGCGGGAGCTGCCCAAATTGGCAATGCAGGAGTGGCAAGACCAGCCGGCGGCTTGGGACGCGAGGATGGCTTTTGCCAGGACTCTGCTGAAGGTTGAGTGTTGTGTCTGCGGGACCCACAGCATGGACCACGTTGGCCTGGGAGCCTTCGGCATGTACACCACCCTGCCTGGCCTGGACTGCACCTTCCCTGG aGGATACGAGGGCTTAATAGACCACATGATGGCAGAACTTCCCAAAGACATTGTGTCCTACAACAGGCCAGTGAAGTGTATCCACTGGAATGAATCAGGATCAgcattgccggttcgaattgaGTGCGAGAACGGGGAGATGGTTCCCGCAGATCATGTGATCCTCACTGTTCCACTGG ggtaTCTGAAAAAGCACCAGAAcaccctgctggatcccccacTGCCACTTGGGAAAAAACACTCCATCCAGAGGATGGGCTTCGGCACAAACAACAAAATTTTCCTGGAGTTTGAAGAGCCATTCTGGGAGCCTGACTGTGAAATCATCTATTTGGTCTGGGAGGATGAGGTGGGGCTGACAGACGTGGTGACAGATATCAGGACATCCTGGATAAAGAAACTGTCTGGATTCACTGTGCTGAAGCCAACAGAGAG atttctctgttgtgtctga